One genomic region from Prionailurus bengalensis isolate Pbe53 chromosome C1, Fcat_Pben_1.1_paternal_pri, whole genome shotgun sequence encodes:
- the MFAP2 gene encoding microfibrillar-associated protein 2 isoform X2, protein MRAAYLFLLFLPAGLLAQGQYDLDSLSPFPEHVQYTHYSDQIDQPDYYDYQEVTPRPPAEQFQSQQQVQQEVVLAPTPAPGNAETEPTEPGPLDCREEQYPCTRLYSIHKPCKQCLNEVCFYSLRRVYVVNKEICVRTVCAHEELLRADLCRDKFSKCGVMASSGLCQSVAASCARSCGGC, encoded by the exons ATGAGAGCTGCCTACCTCTTCCTGCTGTTCCTGCCTG CGGGCCTGCTGGCTCAGGGCCAATATGACCTAGACTCTCTGTCTCCGTTCCCGGAACACGTCCAGTACACCCACTACAGTGACCAGATAG ACCAACCGGACTACTATGATTATCAAG AGGTGACTCCTCGGCCCCCTGCGGAGCAGTTCCAGTCCCAGCAGCAAGTCCAGCAGGAAGTCgtcctggcccccaccccag CACCAGGAAATGCGGAGACAGAGCCCACGGAGCCTGGGCCTCTGG ACTGCCGCGAGGAACAGTACCCGTGCACCCGCCTCTACTCCATCCACAAGCCCTGCAAACAGTGTCTCAATGAGGTCTGCTTCTATAG CCTCCGCCGCGTGTACGTGGTCAACAAGGAGATCTGTGTCCGCACGGTGTGTGCCCACGAGGAGCTCCTCCGAG CTGACCTGTGTCGGGACAAGTTCTCCAAATGTGGCGTGATGGCCAGCAGTGGCCTGTGCCAGTCCGTGGCGGCCTCCTGTGCGAGGAGCTGTGGGGGCTGCTAG
- the MFAP2 gene encoding microfibrillar-associated protein 2 isoform X1 → MRAAYLFLLFLPGHPLMLCFFTAGLLAQGQYDLDSLSPFPEHVQYTHYSDQIDQPDYYDYQEVTPRPPAEQFQSQQQVQQEVVLAPTPAPGNAETEPTEPGPLDCREEQYPCTRLYSIHKPCKQCLNEVCFYSLRRVYVVNKEICVRTVCAHEELLRADLCRDKFSKCGVMASSGLCQSVAASCARSCGGC, encoded by the exons ATGAGAGCTGCCTACCTCTTCCTGCTGTTCCTGCCTG GGCACCCCCTCATGCTTTGCTTCTTCACAGCGGGCCTGCTGGCTCAGGGCCAATATGACCTAGACTCTCTGTCTCCGTTCCCGGAACACGTCCAGTACACCCACTACAGTGACCAGATAG ACCAACCGGACTACTATGATTATCAAG AGGTGACTCCTCGGCCCCCTGCGGAGCAGTTCCAGTCCCAGCAGCAAGTCCAGCAGGAAGTCgtcctggcccccaccccag CACCAGGAAATGCGGAGACAGAGCCCACGGAGCCTGGGCCTCTGG ACTGCCGCGAGGAACAGTACCCGTGCACCCGCCTCTACTCCATCCACAAGCCCTGCAAACAGTGTCTCAATGAGGTCTGCTTCTATAG CCTCCGCCGCGTGTACGTGGTCAACAAGGAGATCTGTGTCCGCACGGTGTGTGCCCACGAGGAGCTCCTCCGAG CTGACCTGTGTCGGGACAAGTTCTCCAAATGTGGCGTGATGGCCAGCAGTGGCCTGTGCCAGTCCGTGGCGGCCTCCTGTGCGAGGAGCTGTGGGGGCTGCTAG